One window of Sardina pilchardus chromosome 2, fSarPil1.1, whole genome shotgun sequence genomic DNA carries:
- the LOC134100728 gene encoding histone H2B 1/2-like: MPEVAPKTAPKKGAKKAVLKPASKSGKKRRRTRKESYGIYIYKVLKQVHPDTGISSKGMGIMNSFVNDIFERIAGEASRLSHINKRRTVSSREIQTAVRLLLPGELAKHAVSEGTKAVTKYTSSK, from the coding sequence ATGCCTGAAGTAGCACCGAAGACTGCTCCGAAGAAAGGAGCTAAGAAAGCCGTATTGAAACCGGCAAGCAAGAGCGGGAAGAAGCGCCGAAGGACCAGGAAGGAGAGTTATGGTATCTACATCTACAAGGTCCTGAAGCAGGTTCATCCCGATACCGGTATCTCCTCCAAGGGGATGGGCATCATGAACTCTTTCGTGAACGACATCTTTGAGCGCATCGCCGGAGAAGCCTCTCGCCTATCGCACATCAACAAGCGTCGGACCGTCTCTTCCAGGGAGATCCAGACCGCTGTCCGCCTGTTGCTTCCCGGCGAGCTGGCCAAGCACGCCGTGTCTGAGGGAACCAAGGCCGTCACCAAGTACACCAGCTCCAAGTAG